The window GGACACGTTGTTTCTGTACGAACTGATCAAGAAATTTGTAAATGAATACTACGGCGCTTTCACGCGGCGCGAGAACAAACGCTTCTTTGTGGAACGAACTCCGTCACAGGAACTAAGTTTGCCACTGATAAAATACTGCTTCCCGAACGCGAAAATCATTTATTGTCTTCGGGACGGAAGGGATGTCTGGCTTTCCCATCGGGAACTTTCCAGGCATGATCCAGCATGGAAAGCAGCTGCCATATTACAGGACGTAGCAAAAACCTGGGGTGAAAGCGTAAATATTTGCTTCGATCAACAGGACTTTGACTCGAATCAATTCCTGATTGTGTGTTTCGAAGAAATAATGGCCGAACCGGAAAAGTGCGTCGATCGAATCCTGCATTTCCTTGATTCCGGCCTGGCGAAAATGGCAGCAGAGCAATTCTTGAAAATTATTAAAAACAATGCCAATGTGGAACGGTTTACAGAATACGACCCAGGCT is drawn from bacterium and contains these coding sequences:
- a CDS encoding sulfotransferase; the encoded protein is MIERNAIFIAGHSRSGTTVVNNILKAHPEIAGGHQTRLFRHFFEMMQYSETRNKERGIYSFHKDTLFLYELIKKFVNEYYGAFTRRENKRFFVERTPSQELSLPLIKYCFPNAKIIYCLRDGRDVWLSHRELSRHDPAWKAAAILQDVAKTWGESVNICFDQQDFDSNQFLIVCFEEIMAEPEKCVDRILHFLDSGLAKMAAEQFLKIIKNNANVERFTEYDPGFPHKWKTHMSDSEKQVYKKISGKELIRAGYEQDLNW